A DNA window from Brassica napus cultivar Da-Ae chromosome A4, Da-Ae, whole genome shotgun sequence contains the following coding sequences:
- the BNAA04G08550D gene encoding uncharacterized protein BNAA04G08550D, with protein sequence MSDPYERAKGGRLAFKGGDLATIKKKKPKKKKKNKDKLDDGAAPNVEKMTPDDGPATSSAAADGKDNDIYSIDAAKKRKYDELFPVEAKKFGYVPKSNFDSVAEALDDRVKKKADRYCK encoded by the coding sequence ATGTCGGATCCTTACGAGAGGGCGAAGGGTGGAAGGTTAGCGTTTAAAGGAGGCGATCTAGCCACCatcaaaaagaagaagccaaagaagaagaagaagaacaaggatAAGCTCGACGACGGCGCCGCCCCCAATGTTGAAAAGATGACTCCCGACGACGGTCCGGCCACTTCCTCCGCCGCAGCAGATGGTAAAGACAACGATATCTATTCAATCGACGCCGCGAAGAAGAGGAAGTACGATGAGCTTTTCCCCGTGGAGGCGAAGAAGTTCGGTTACGTTCCTAAATCGAACTTCGATTCGGTTGCGGAGGCTCTCGACGATCGGGTCAAGAAGAAGGCCGACCGCTACTGCAAGTAG
- the LOC125607893 gene encoding uncharacterized protein LOC125607893: protein MARLVRLSKGEWSKTQQSVWRFDEDNTVRSDSILLRRNEEYGSLDLKVRGLFNIERHTPLLVTFQLPPWMVEPHGETTPPHTIRTTPDIDMLMSVHEWHMEPKLCIMFGPKEVAKYHYLCRSPFTIGRRSFLGAGVTEEQHLATINEIMTRGRLLCSEEVVREFNDPEKLMLMYRFSMEAEKARQSLNLNVDVHPRIVEQVVPTADNNVVVTDPIPVPTQLNLNAATSPISVLHNTYATSPYGGVRVGYGGYDDARYWEMRHGYYESLMASTYAVELQRIYGVPGSEFTGYQPINLNIQQSGDQEIPQYQLPLEVSPTASSTEINTCGTVIAQINNSTLGTGYMHSQGISDVGESSTRVKGDDDLYVEGPGTTDVAGQGAHIDAADLVDGKRAVEQGGK, encoded by the exons ATGGCACGTCTAGTTCGTCTCTCAAAAGGCGAGTGGTCCAAAACGCAGCAAAGTGTGTGGCGATTTGATGAAGATAATACGGTTAGGTCTGACTCCATTCTTCTCAGGCGAAATGAAGAATATGGTTCGCTAGACCTAAAAGTCCGTGGGCTCTTCAATATCGAACGACACACTCCCCTACTTGTCACCTTCCAGCTACCGCCATGGATGGTGGAACCACATGGGGAGACAACTCCACCCCACACAATTCGCACAACCCCTGATATCGACATGCTGATGAGCGTCCACGAGTGGCATATGGAGCCCAAACTATGTATAATGTTTGGTCCCAAAGAAGTTGCAAAGTACCACTACCTATGTCGGAGTCCTTTTACCATTGGGCGCCGCAGTTTTCTTGGAGCAGGTGTAACCGAGGAACAACACCTTGCAACGATAAATG AAATAATGACTCGGGGACGCCTCCTGTGCAGCGAAGAAGTGGTGAGAGAGTTTAATGACCCGGAAAAACTGATGCTTATGTATCGGTTTTCCATGGAAGCTGAGAAAGCGAGACAGTCGCTTAACCTGAATGTCGACGTCCACCCTCGAATTGTTGAACAAGTCGTCCCCACTGCGGACAATAATGTGGTCGTTACCGACCCAATACCAGTTCCAACTCAATTAAATTTGAATG CAGCAACTTCTCCAATTTCTGTCTTGCATAATACGTATGCAACATCACCGTACGGTGGAGTTAGGGTTGGATATGGTGGCTACGACGATGCTCGGTACTGGGAGATGAGACATGGGTATTACGAAAGCTTAATGGCATCTACTTACGCTGTGGAGCTTCAAAGGATTTACGGGGTTCCTGGGTCTGAATTTACTGGCTATCAACCTATCAATCTAAACATACAACAATCTGGGGACCAGGAAATTCCTCAGTACCAACTTCCTCTCGAAGTTTCTCCAACCGCCTCTTCCACTGAGATCAACACCTGCGGTACGGTAATTGCACAGATTAACAACTCTACACTCGGAACAGGGTACATGCATAGTCAAGGCATATCTGACGTTG GTGAATCCTCGACAAGGGTTAAGGGTGACGATGACCTATATGTTGAAGGCCCAGGAACGACCGATGTTGCGGGACAGGGTGCGCATATCGATGCAGCAGATTTGGTTGATGGAAAGCGggctgttgaacagggaggCAAGTAA
- the LOC125607892 gene encoding ribulose bisphosphate carboxylase small subunit, chloroplastic 2: MASSMLSSAAVVTSPAQATMVAPFTGLKSSAAFPVTRKANNDITSIASNGGRVSCMKVWPPVGKKKFETLSYLPDLTEVELGKEVDYLLRNKWIPCVEFELEHGFVYREHGSTPGYYDGRYWTMWKLPLFGCTDSAQVLKEVQECKTEYPNAFIRIIGFDNNRQVQCISFIAYKPPSFTGA; encoded by the exons ATGGCTTCCTCTATGCTTTCCTCCGCTGCTGTGGTTACCTCCCCGGCTCAAGCCACCATGGTCGCTCCATTCACCGGCTTGAAGTCATCCGCTGCATTCCCAGTCACCCGCAAAGCAAACAACGACATTACTTCCATTGCAAGCAACGGAGGAAGAGTTAGCTGCATGAAG GTGTGGCCAccagttggaaagaagaagtttgaGACCCTCTCTTACCTTCCTGACCTTACCGAAGTTGAATTGGGTAAGGAAGTCGACTACCTTCTCCGCAACAAGTGGATTCCTTGTGTTGAATTCGAGTTGGAG CACGGGTTTGTTTACCGTGAGCACGGAAGCACCCCCGGATACTACGATGGCCGTTACTGGACAATGTGGAAGCTTCCCTTGTTCGGATGCACTGACTCTGCTCAAGTGTTGAAGGAAGTCCAAGAATGCAAAACGGAGTACCCTAACGCTTTCATCAGGATCATCGGATTCGACAACAACCGTCAAGTCCAGTGCATCAGTTTCATCGCCTACAAGCCACCAAGCTTCACCGGTGCTTAA
- the LOC106444892 gene encoding probable E3 ubiquitin-protein ligase RHC1A isoform X2, producing MSLSVPIRRTDGAPNGAFRTFGLYWCYHCHRTVRIASSNPLEIACPRCLRQFVVEIEMRRPRVTFTHAAPPLDASPETRLLEALSLMFDPPIIGRFGEDPFLRARSRNVEHEPTTPLPHHRRRHSLDNDNDGGLPPPRRTYVILRPTDPTSPLGNRIEPAPPRRMNPRDFFTGGSGLEQLIEQLTQDDRPGPPPAPEPTIDALPTVTITSKHLTNDTSQCTVCMEDFVPGGEATELPCKHIYHKNCITPWLRLHNSCPICRRDLPPPVNNTVTDSQERSDSTREEVPERRRPRWMQFWNMGPSRARYQRVSPEETAHRNTRGNRS from the coding sequence ATGTCATTGAGTGTGCCAATAAGACGGACCGATGGTGCACCCAATGGCGCATTCAGGACTTTTGGCCTCTACTGGTGCTACCACTGTCATCGTACGGTCAGGATTGCATCATCAAACCCATTAGAGATCGCGTGCCCTCGATGCTTAAGGCAATTCGTTGTGGAAATCGAGATGAGACGGCCTCGGGTGACTTTCACTCATGCCGCTCCACCTTTAGATGCTTCTCCTGAGACACGCCTTCTCGAAGCTCTGTCCCTCATGTTTGATCCTCCAATCATAGGTAGATTCGGTGAAGACCCATTTCTCAGGGCAAGGTCCAGAAACGTGGAACACGAACCAACAACACCCCTACCGCACCATCGTCGACGCCACAGCCTTGACAATGATAACGATGGCGGTTTACCTCCACCAAGAAGAACATATGTAATACTACGGCCCACTGATCCAACCAGTCCACTTGGAAACAGGATTGAGCCAGCACCACCCAGGCGTATGAACCCACGTGATTTCTTTACTGGAGGGTCAGGTTTAGAACAGCTGATCGAACAGCTAACGCAAGACGATAGGCCTGGACCACCACCTGCACCAGAACCCACCATCGACGCCCTACCGACGGTAACGATCACATCAAAACATCTAACCAACGACACGTCCCAATGCACGGTGTGCATGGAGGACTTCGTTCCTGGCGGGGAAGCTACCGAACTACCATGTAAACATATTTACCATAAAAACTGTATAACTCCATGGCTAAGGCTTCACAATTCATGCCCAATCTGCCGCCGTGATCTGCCTCCTCCGGTCAACAACACCGTTACAGATTCTCAGGAAAGGAGCGATTCTACTAGAGAAGAGGTACCTGAAAGAAGGCGCCCTAGATGGATGCAGTTCTGGAACATGGGGCCTTCTAGAGCAAGGTATCAGAGGGTTAGTCCAGAAGAAACAGCGCACAGGAATACTCGAGGTAACAggagctaa
- the LOC106444894 gene encoding ribulose bisphosphate carboxylase small subunit, chloroplastic 1 has protein sequence MASSMLSSAAVVTSPAQATMVAPFTGLKSSSAFPVTRKANNDITSIVSNGGRVSCMKVWPPVGKKKFETLSYLPDLTEVELGKEVDYLLRNKWIPCVEFELEHGFVYREHGSTPGYYDGRYWTMWKLPLFGCTDSAQVLKEVQECKTEYPNAFIRIIGFDNNRQVQCISFIAYKPPSFTGA, from the exons ATGGCTTCCTCTATGCTCTCCTCCGCAGCTGTGGTTACGTCACCGGCTCAAGCCACCATGGTCGCTCCATTCACCGGCTTGAAGTCTTCCTCTGCATTCCCAGTCACCCGCAAGGCCAACAATGACATTACCTCCATCGTTAGCAACGGAGGAAGAGTTAGCTGCATGAAG GTGTGGCCAccagttggaaagaagaagtttgaGACCCTCTCTTACCTTCCTGACCTTACCGAAGTTGAATTGGGTAAGGAAGTCGACTACCTTCTCCGCAACAAGTGGATTCCTTGTGTTGAATTCGAGTTGGAG CACGGGTTTGTTTACCGTGAGCACGGAAGCACCCCCGGATACTACGATGGACGTTACTGGACAATGTGGAAGCTTCCCTTGTTCGGATGCACTGACTCTGCTCAAGTGTTGAAGGAAGTCCAAGAGTGCAAAACGGAGTACCCTAACGCCTTCATCAGGATCATCGGATTCGACAACAACCGTCAAGTCCAGTGCATCAGTTTCATCGCCTACAAACCACCAAGCTTCACCGGTGCTTAA
- the LOC106444892 gene encoding probable E3 ubiquitin-protein ligase RHC1A isoform X1, whose product MSLSVPIRRTDGAPNGAFRTFGLYWCYHCHRTVRIASSNPLEIACPRCLRQFVVEIEMRRPRVTFTHAAPPLDASPETRLLEALSLMFDPPIIGRFGEDPFLRARSRNVEHEPTTPLPHHRRRHSLDNDNDGGLPPPRRTYVILRPTDPTSPLGNRIEPAPPRRMNPRDFFTGGSGLEQLIEQLTQDDRPGPPPAPEPTIDALPTVTITSKHLTNDTSQCTVCMEDFVPGGEATELPCKHIYHKNCITPWLRLHNSCPICRRDLPPPVNNTVTDSQERSDSTREEVPERRRPRWMQFWNMGPSRARYQRVSPEETAHRNTRAQLQWRHCNIL is encoded by the exons ATGTCATTGAGTGTGCCAATAAGACGGACCGATGGTGCACCCAATGGCGCATTCAGGACTTTTGGCCTCTACTGGTGCTACCACTGTCATCGTACGGTCAGGATTGCATCATCAAACCCATTAGAGATCGCGTGCCCTCGATGCTTAAGGCAATTCGTTGTGGAAATCGAGATGAGACGGCCTCGGGTGACTTTCACTCATGCCGCTCCACCTTTAGATGCTTCTCCTGAGACACGCCTTCTCGAAGCTCTGTCCCTCATGTTTGATCCTCCAATCATAGGTAGATTCGGTGAAGACCCATTTCTCAGGGCAAGGTCCAGAAACGTGGAACACGAACCAACAACACCCCTACCGCACCATCGTCGACGCCACAGCCTTGACAATGATAACGATGGCGGTTTACCTCCACCAAGAAGAACATATGTAATACTACGGCCCACTGATCCAACCAGTCCACTTGGAAACAGGATTGAGCCAGCACCACCCAGGCGTATGAACCCACGTGATTTCTTTACTGGAGGGTCAGGTTTAGAACAGCTGATCGAACAGCTAACGCAAGACGATAGGCCTGGACCACCACCTGCACCAGAACCCACCATCGACGCCCTACCGACGGTAACGATCACATCAAAACATCTAACCAACGACACGTCCCAATGCACGGTGTGCATGGAGGACTTCGTTCCTGGCGGGGAAGCTACCGAACTACCATGTAAACATATTTACCATAAAAACTGTATAACTCCATGGCTAAGGCTTCACAATTCATGCCCAATCTGCCGCCGTGATCTGCCTCCTCCGGTCAACAACACCGTTACAGATTCTCAGGAAAGGAGCGATTCTACTAGAGAAGAGGTACCTGAAAGAAGGCGCCCTAGATGGATGCAGTTCTGGAACATGGGGCCTTCTAGAGCAAGGTATCAGAGGGTTAGTCCAGAAGAAACAGCGCACAGGAATACTCGAG CTCAGTTGCAGTGGCGTCACTGTAATATCCTATAG
- the LOC125608156 gene encoding uncharacterized protein LOC125608156: MVSTRLVDFPEDIRDETEVELPRMMFADREEPVGVRVLTYQSSRSISNIVNALNEDEILYLRASPFGKLLEIGEKPAFSGRFARYLLSRQLKVTKKHEAWFRFAGHPIRFSLREFAIVTGLNCGELPKKPQLKKKKNINEKPYWPQLFGSMEDLRVSRAVKMLRKKTVTDPEIRIKLASLAIVSSVLLSTNINMKMLKEYAELLVDIEDFMSYPWGRLAFDMLMTSIKNRDEIALSQNTIALKGFALALQLVIAEAVPSLTEVVQDACSSLESESEDEETEYHVSKARRKTLNPAHAREVDRKAEVVVSSIIPQDPQRPLDESVLIWADEVFDKEVENLVKLISQKFVFTKDMFKGGATTSDVQKMREALKNERTNKQKRQLETESVGSGDDKLASVVQTLLQPEIKRIDGNVSAGIASMKELASTSLDYKDSVLASVFEMIKDMKSEILGSLAGGYAPVASHGHHNSVSAGNVSKTGFTKQPEQLGDRGNGEVGFEGHHISPSTGNVSIAGSSKHPDGGGDDENANTIDNVLENLSHYSTPPESPQICPVRLSEVHFAIAK, translated from the exons ATGGTGTCTACAAGACTAGTAGATTTTCCAGAAGACATAAGAGATGAAACAGAGGTCGAGTTACCTCGGATGATGTTCGCGGATAGAGAAGAACCAGTCGGCGTGAGGGTCCTGACGTACCAGTCGTCCAGATCAATCAGCAACATTGTCAATGCTCTCAACGAGGATGAGATCCTATATCTGAGAGCTTCACCTTTCGGTAAACTATTGGAGATAGGCGAAAAACCGGCTTTTTCTGGTAGATTTGCTAGATATCTACTGTCTCGTCAACTTAAGGTTACAAAAAAACACGAAGCGTGGTTTCGTTTTGCCGGTCATCCTATAAGGTTTTCATTGCGGGAGTTCGCCATCGTCACCGGACTTAATTGCGGTGAACTCCCCAAAAAACCgcagttgaagaagaagaagaacatcaaCGAGAAACCTTATTGGCCGCAGCTGTTTGGCAGTATGGAAGATTTGCGAGTTTCGCGGGCGGTGAAGATGCTTCGGAAAAAAACCGTTACAGATCCAGAAATCCGGATTAAATTGGCCAGTCTTGCTATAGTCTCTTCTGTGTTGCTGTCAACaaatataaacatgaaaatgctGAAGGAGTACGCTGAGCTTCTTGTAGACATCGAGGATTTTATGAGTTACCCATGGGGCCGTCTTGCATTTGATATGCTGATGACAAGCATAAAAAACAGGGATGAGATAGCGTTATCTCAGAATACCATCGCGTTAAAAGGTTTTGCGTTGGCTCTCCAGCTTGTAATTGCAGAAGCTGTTCCTTCTTTGACAGAAGTGGTTCAAGATGCGTGTTCTTCGTTGGAATCAGAAAGTGAAGATGAGGAAACAGAGTACCATGTCAGCAAAGCGAGGAGGAAGACATTGAATCCGGCTCACGCACGGGAAGTAGATAGAAAAGCTGAG GTTGTTGTCAGCAGTATTATCCCCCAAGATCCTCAACGCCCACTCGATGAATCCGTTTTGATTTGGGCAGACGAGGTGTTTGATAAAGAAGTCGAAAATCTTGTGAAGCTTATTAGTCAAAAATTTGTGTTTACGAAGGATATGTTCAAAGGGGGAGCTACTACTTCAGATGTGCAGAAGATGCGTGAAGCGTTGAAAAATGAACGGACGAATAAGCAAAAAAGACAGTTAGAAACAGAGAGTGTTGGCAGTGGCGATGACAAACTTGCATCTGTTGTGCAAACACTTCTCCAACCGGAGATAAAACGGATTGATGGTAATGTCTCTGCTGGGATTGCGTCGATGAAGGAATTAGCATCGACGTCTCTCGACTACAAGGACTCGGTCTTAGCCTCTGTTTTTGAAATGATAAAAGATATGAAATCTGAAATCCTAGGATCCCTAGCAGGGGGTTATGCTCCTGTTGCCTCACATGGACACCATAACAGCGTCTCAGCTGGCAATGTCTCTAAGACAGGTTTTACTAAACAACCTGAGCAACTAGGTGACCGAGGTAATGGTGAAGTAGGTTTTGAGGGTCACCATATCAGCCCCTCAACTGGCAATGTTTCTATTGCTGGTTCTTCAAAACATCCGGATGGGGGAGGGGATGATGAGAATGCTAACACAATCGACAATGTGTTGGAAAATCTAAGCCATTACTCAACCCCTCCCGAATCACCACAGATCTGCCCTGTAAGATTATCAGAAGTACATTTTGCAATAGCAAAGTAA